From the Cloeon dipterum chromosome 4, ieCloDipt1.1, whole genome shotgun sequence genome, the window GAAAAGAGGCGGCGAAAATCCCTTCTCGTTCTCCTTCTCACCAAAGCTCGTTTTATTCTTTGAGAAGCAGCTCCCAAGGGTTGACAACGATGGTAAGCTTATCATTTAACTTGGCACTGgatactattttattttttatgcaatattCTAGGGCTCATAACAGCgccagaaaatcaatttagatATGGATTTGCCCATAATCGTAGCAGTTGCTCTTATTTTCAACACTGTCGTCTGCACTGACGTCAACAACGTCCATCAAAACAACAGCGTCGTCGAAGATGTTGTTACACGTGAGTATTTTGCAACATTGTTAACTcagttaagaaaaaatttgatacaaaTAGCCGTTTTTTTCTCAATCTATTTGAAATGGCTTTGAATTATgtgatgagaaaaaatattttttctgatggTTACATTCTCTATTCTATTTCAGTCCCGTTTACTGAAAAACCAAGCCAGCAAAATGCGGGAATCAGGCATTACCTAAAGGCTGATTTCCCACCAAGAATTAGACCCTCAAATAGAGCTTCGCCATCAGAAAAGACACAAGCTGAAAAGTTTGCGGCAGAATTTCAACAATGGGCTGACTACAACTACAAAAGAAGACCCCCGTCAGGAAATGGTCCTTCACCTGGCGGTAATAACCCTGGAGGGGATAATAACCCAGGAGGGGGTAATAACCCAGGTGAGGGTGATACCCCAGGAGGGGGTAATATCCCTGGAGGGGGTTATAACCCTGGAGGAGGCAGTAATCCCGGAGGGGGTGGTTACCCTGGAGATGGCAACTATCCCAGAGGGGGTTATAACCCTGGGGGAGGCAATAATCCCGGAGGGGGTGGTTACCCTGGATGGGGCAATAACCCTGGAGGAGGCAATCCCCCTGGAGGGGGTGGTTACCCTGGATGGGGTAATTATCCCGGAGGGGGTTATAACCCTGGGGGAGGCAGTAATCCCGGAGGGGGTGGTCACCCTGGTTGGGGTAATAATCCTGGAGGGGGTGGTAACCCTGGAGGTGGTGGTCACCCTGGCTGGGGAAATAACCCTGGAGGATGTGGATGTTCTAGAAATGGGCCTGCATGTGAGTCTTGCAACAGCTGTTGTTCGTGCTGTAATTCGTGCAGCCAATGCTCTTCTGGTAGATGTCAGCCCCCACCTCCGCCTCCTTGTCAAATgaacagaaataattattacggTCGTGATCTGCATTCAGGGTTTGAAGACTGGGGAAATCGATGGGCAGACAGAAATAACTGGAACTATCCACACTATGATAGCAATTATTACGGTCGTGGACTAGACTACGATTCATATTATTAGGCTCGCAAACTTTTAAAGGTGATATTTGTCGGGCATTGGAAATGCAAAATACTTACATGCTTATTTTTTTCCCAATTGTAAACCGGACCTAGATGTATCAAGAACCAATTGATAGGTGTGATTGtagtttataataaaaaaattaaatatgtatttgttttgtgTATTGCAAGGCTGTTGTACTGAATAAACGCGTCAATAAAATtacgtattttttgttcatttcacctttttcaatttcttccCTCTTAGGAATATCGGTTTGAATAACGtaataaatcacaaataatgaCTTGTCGATTGGCGGGGAAAAAGTGGCAAGCAACTCACATTGTCAGCAGGCCCGGATAGCCCATCGGGCGAATCGGGCAATGGCCCGGTGGGCAGCGGCCCAAGTGGGCCGCCGGGCCGGCCACCAGACCGGCCGCAGGACTGGCCGCCCGCCGACACTTGATTAACTCAATTCCTTAAAATAGCACGTCTCGTTGTGCGCCCCGCGATCTGGGTACACAAACACCcagactgaaaatttcagtgttattttatattttgttttgaaaaattcttccaaattttcaaaaaaaaaaaaataccacacatttttgatttttcaggttctttgcaactctaaatctcgggtgctaaccatcagaaatgcataaactacccaccgttagagtTGACCCAACCTCCACTAACCAGCCAAAGTGTTTAGGGGGTAATAACCCTCATTCCCTTTTAACCCcattgctttaattttgaaaaaaatattttagcatgcTTCCTCTGGGCTTTAACATAGTTTAAATTACCCAACACTACTTCTTAACTACCACTACGtcccttattttaaaattaatacagacaaatatattttaaaagtaaaaacacaAGTTAATACAttagttttgtgtttttactttttttgaagtttttttttgtattaccACTTACAATTAGGGATGGAAGGAAAGCACCTCTAAGCCCattagctggtcaggggaggtggAGATTAGTCCAACGGTGTTaatattagcaattttaatggttaaaacccgagatttcgaGTGTGCAAAATTCGGAAAGTCAAAAAATATAGTGATTTTTGTGTTGATCCAACAGTTTAAACTCCAAAATCTCGAGTTTTAACCatcacaattgaaaaaatttcccaccgttagactcgtctcgaccttccctaaGCAGCTAAAGTATTTACGGGGTGATTATGAGTCATATATTTTTGTCTAAGCCAACGTAACCAAAAAACGTCGAAACTTTGGCCAGTAAAATGTCTCATATTTCCATTGTAGATAGATGATATAACCATAAAGTACTATCAAGtaataaaactgatttttctgattttgtaTGGTTTGATGAATTAATATATGACTGTCACAGCTGTGAacagttttaaatgtttccaaGAAATAAACATATTTGGCAATACtagccaaattttaattaattttattcaaacaattcctttaaataaaaataatgtttctgcGCAGACATAAATTCACGAGTGTACGTGACTTTAAGCCCTTTCTCCATTTCTCTTCGATTAAAACAAACCTGCATGGCCGTGAGAATTTTTACCCATTTCTTTTATTGAGCAAATATAGTGGCTATTTCGGTGACAATGATATATTTCCTTGTTGCGGAGGAACTCacaactgaaaatattaataactctttgattaattaaaataaatggttattaatgattttcaaaCAGTAACTGCAGTTACatgcaaattagaaaatgaagCTGGCGTTGCCATAAATTCTAAATGGCTTAGACAGTGCGAGCTTCGAACagtgttttaattgaaaataactgTTAGAACGGTGTTCtggtaaaatatataatgcacgaaaatataaaatcgcccgtaatttagaattattaGAGACTTTGTTGAATACCTTTTCAAAAGTCAtccaacatttaaattaaagtataaaGCGTACATATCATAGATCATTGTTacaattgattaataaatCTATTTAGGTATTAACACGATAATAAGTATTTACTGCCAGCTGACCATGCTCCAAAGtgagcatttttttgcaaactaGTGAGTCACATAAGTAATTATTGTAACATAAGAATTGAAAACAAGCGACAGAATTGGTTTTTTGTGTCACCTATATTTACACTACTTTAAATTAAgtgtgaaaaacaaataatgctggTTTCGTTTGACGTATTTGGTTCATGAAAGAATTAGAAGACTTCTAAtacttttgtttgaaaagtgATAACCTATTCCACCGTGCTGATAGGCTGGCATTGGAGTAATTCCTTCTATTCCGTCTAGCAGGGAGGGATTGTTTGATTGGTCGGTTAATTGGCTTTATGACGATTACGACTGATGAATGGTGACAGAGAAGCTGCTTATTATATATTCATGGTTCACGGTCGCATTGTGGCTCCGCGCGCCACTGAagttgttttcttttattgtttttttcctttctatGATATACTAGACACCTTGCGGCGTTGTGAGGACAGGCTCAAAACTGCTGACTGCACACACAAGTTGACAATTAACATCTTCTGCAAAAGGGAGGGAAATTTTCTTAGGTCCGTTTCAGTTCCTTTCCTTGttcaaattcttaaaaaattaatattattaaatatatatatatatatatatatatatatatatataaagttTTTCGACGAACAACTACGtctttaaaaatccatttaaacAATATGCATCTTTTGCAAACGGGCTTCACCTTTCTCGTGAGCGCATGACGTCGTTACTAATCCGCAACAAACAAGTTTATTCACAACATGCAAATAGCGGGTTTGCACGCGTCCACtttgcaatgaaaatgaaGAGTTATCTATCGCCGCAGGCAGTGTAACAACTTGCATCATTACCTTCCGCGGCCGCGTGTCACGTGTGAAACAATAACCCACACTCATAAGTGCACACGATCCTGGCGTCTTTCACCATATTAATTAGAATGACGCCCGATCggctgcattattattattattttccccgCACTCGACGGTTGTACGCTCACCTGGCTGGATGTGCTCTTTTATTAGCACTGATAACATTTTTGCCCGACTGCCGCTATTCTTCGGACCTTGGCTGCCATTATCTTTTCAATGGACTAATATTGACTTGATTGCCGGCGGACGCAGTCAATACCCGTGTAGTTTCTCTCGCGGAGAACCGCTCCGGCGTCCACGATGGACGGGTACCAAAGCGAGAGGCAGCCGCTGCTCGGCGGCCAAACCACCTTCCAGTACATGCGCCCCAGGGCCAGGCGAATGGTCATCAGACGCATGTGGTCCAGGGTATTGCTCGAACTGCGTGGCGGCTACTCCAGGTACAAGCATGtccatctaaaaaaaaacaaatttgctttCTTCATTGGagaaaaaacactaaaatattttagctgaaataatttcttttttatttgtgacaaggttaaattttccatatttctcgTAGCTTATCTCCTCGTTATCATAATTTTGACGTTTTCCAGTCTGTGTTTGATTTAACGGTTagaattttgatcattttactGAATCACAAAGGATTTACCTGCGcacagaaaaatttccaatgaaaaaaaaacgattgtTGGATTTAACTTGGTctctgaacaaaaatttggctaataatgattaaaatgccTGAGCTTTTTAGAACATTTATTTCTTGTCGTTCGCCTATgtaaaatccttaaaattgaTCTTACAAACATGTTTATCTCTGgattgcttttgaaatttgatcgattttttattcactagCAATATCAATTTCACCAAACAACAATTGATTACAATAATCATGGTCAATTCTTGATCTTCAAGGATAAAGATCTTAGGGATTACAGAGCTTTTCCAAGATTTCCTATgacaaaagcaaatttgaaccctTCAATCGTCTCTTGTTTGTCAGGGTGAACCAACGTTATCTGCGGAAGGTGAATCGCCCGAAGGATTTTGCGCCGATGGAACGGAAGGACAGCATGTTGTGGGTGAAAATGCTGGCACAGTGCAGCAGTCCGTACATCACGGAAAGCCAGTTCATTCCCGACATGGCCATCAACGCCATCGAATCCGGCGGCCTTGCTGTTTTCTAAAAAGACTATATCATACCCCTTAAAGTTCCTGACTCTTCGTTCATAATTCTTTGAGACTCTCTGTACATATAAAAACTAGGTTATAAGTTGACGACTGATCTTTGTATTTGTGATATCGACTCAGTAAGTTTTCTGCTCGCGATATCGGCAAATGgtctaaaaatagaaaactgGATCATGTTTCAGGTGGTGAAAATTGGATGCAAGCTCCCCAAGGCCCACCAAACTGCCCTCCGGGATTGGAATATCTGACCATGATTGACCAGCTCCTCGTTCACCAGAAAGTAGAGCTGCTTGAAGGTACGCTTTTAACACGAttcaaaaaaaggaaacatttaaaattaaatgtaaatatctTAACAATCTATCTCACAAGTCCCGTCAAAAGGAccctcaaatttttaaagcacatCAAGTGACCTTTATCACCATTGTAATCTTGGCTCCGCTAGGAATTGATATGGATGTATATGATAAATCAAGTTTTTCTATATTCAAGAATGAAGAGTTTCTATAtccaaaataattctaaatttcgtGTAGCTATGACCGGCTTTGAAACGGCAAACAAGTACTCGATCAAGAACAGCATGGGTCAGAAGGTCTACAGCGCCAAAGAGAGCAGCGGATGCCTTGTGAGGAACTGCTGCGGCCCCAACAGGCCCTTCGACATGAAAATATATGATAACTTTGGAAATATGGTCATTCATCTTCACCGTCCGTTCGCTTGCCAGAGCTGTTGTTGCCCATGCTGGTTACAGGttcggattttatttaaaaccattttccttttttaaaaatgcaatttattactCTTATGCGTTTGAAAGAAGTCTAAATTACCACCTCTAAAGAATgcccatttaaaatttttattaaatggttAAGCATGAGAgagatatataatttaatttcttaaaattatgacagaaatataatttttaattacagaatggaacgaaaatttccaaataatggTGTTCTTTGATCgacagaataattttaagttgaaCTTAATCTTATAGCAGCATTGGAAATACTAgccaatttttatatcaaaagagaaaattaagatTCATGCAAACTTAAAACCCTGATTATTAGCTAAATGatcatcaaaatttgttttattattcatttgatACTCTGGTCttgttctttttgttttaaaaatgtctttcCTTGTAGAGCGTGGAAGTGACCGCACCTCCTGGAACCTTGGTCGGAACTGTGGAACAGAACTGGAGCATCTGGACTCCTCATTTCAGCATTAAGGATGCAGCTGGCAATGTTGTACTTAAGATCAAGGGCTCCTTCTGCACTTACAGCTTGTGCGGCGATGTCGAGTTTAAGGTATGTTTAAATTACGCCATtacgttaaaagaaaaaaaggaattttgaacgttttttctctaaaataataCTGTCATCATTCTAATTAATGCAGCCTTTATGGCCAACATtccttaatatttaattattcgaaTAACATTAAAGCAGGATTATCTCATATGAAAAATCTCTGTGTCTGTAAAACTATAATCCTACTCTCTGTTAAAAAAACGAAACACCTGCCGTGTGGAGCCCGCCAAACGCGTGCTACGTCTCTCTGATTTACGATACTGTCATTGGCATGTAGCCATATATAATCCCGAAACCTCTTGTAATTTTGAAGCAAGCTTTACtcgattttttcctaaatagaaaatgttaaattgctTCAGCTATCTCAAGAACTGCAAGGGCCACCAAACAAAACGGAAGGATTTTCGGCTTGTGGGAAAAAATTCGGCCTGCCAgctattttggattttggggAACCTCAGGAATCGGCGGCTGGCAGAGTTTTAGCAATCCAAGCGCTGTACACAATCACTTCCACTTTGGACCCAACGGAAACAATGGAAACAACGGGAATAGTGGAAACGGGAATGGAAACCACGAAATGGGAACCATGGAAATCACGGAAATGGAAACAACGGGTATTGGAACGGAAACGGGTACGGAAGCGGAAATTGTCCCAGATGTTCAACTGGCAAGAATGTCCCAGTGAAACACGCTAAGGCTTCCACCACTAAAAACTCAGGCCAAAAGACGAATAGCAATTCGGCGCCAAAGAGGGGTGGATCgtggttcattttttaaaactcccccactttaattattatcatgtgtgtgtgttttgttatCGCAATATCTGTAATGGTATTGAGCTTTACTGTTAAATAAGTAATTAAATACTTGAATATATTGTTTCTTTTCCTCACaaaattccacttttaaaatgtaaagattgcaaattgttaaaaacaaagaattaatattttggtccATGATATTTCACTGATCAGTAACGGGAGTAAAATGTTGGAAAAGTATCAGGTCAATATGAAAGCCAAATATAATGATCTTGAattctttttctctcctccCTATCGAAATTTTAGCGGTCTTTCATTCTGACGTTAATGATCGTGCAATTCCGAGTGTTCTACTTTCCATCTAATATAAATTCCTGCTGTACATCGCAGCGGGGCACAAGCTTTTGGACCGTGAGGTGTTCATCATGGTTATCGCATCCTCTGCTTTCGTTTTGCTCTTATTGCTTGCTGCATCTACTTCTCAACTGATGCTGCAGCTTCCACCACGAGGAATCTACAGCCCTGTCGTAGGTCAGTAAATGTAATAAAACTTACGCATAACCATGCGCAcgcagggttcgccaattttgcaatgcgcaaaaatgcaccactgttgttttgcgcaaaaaaccggctggaaaaacGCACCAGTCttgggtttttccgcatttttccgaatttaacccaaaaatagtcaattttcgctacaaaagagtctgaaattttagaaaattacgttgagtgttaaaattttcagtgttttggtgaaaccagtggctctaatactgattttggtgattt encodes:
- the LOC135942750 gene encoding 50 kDa spicule matrix protein-like, which codes for MDLPIIVAVALIFNTVVCTDVNNVHQNNSVVEDVVTLPFTEKPSQQNAGIRHYLKADFPPRIRPSNRASPSEKTQAEKFAAEFQQWADYNYKRRPPSGNGPSPGGNNPGGDNNPGGGNNPGEGDTPGGGNIPGGGYNPGGGSNPGGGGYPGDGNYPRGGYNPGGGNNPGGGGYPGWGNNPGGGNPPGGGGYPGWGNYPGGGYNPGGGSNPGGGGHPGWGNNPGGGGNPGGGGHPGWGNNPGGCGCSRNGPACESCNSCCSCCNSCSQCSSGRCQPPPPPPCQMNRNNYYGRDLHSGFEDWGNRWADRNNWNYPHYDSNYYGRGLDYDSYY
- the LOC135943281 gene encoding phospholipid scramblase 1-like — its product is MQAPQGPPNCPPGLEYLTMIDQLLVHQKVELLEAMTGFETANKYSIKNSMGQKVYSAKESSGCLVRNCCGPNRPFDMKIYDNFGNMVIHLHRPFACQSCCCPCWLQSVEVTAPPGTLVGTVEQNWSIWTPHFSIKDAAGNVVLKIKGSFCTYSLCGDVEFKLSQELQGPPNKTEGFSACGKKFGLPAILDFGEPQESAAGRVLAIQALYTITSTLDPTETMETTGIVETGMETTKWEPWKSRKWKQRVLERKRVRKRKLSQMFNWQECPSETR